One window of Elusimicrobiota bacterium genomic DNA carries:
- a CDS encoding propanoyl-CoA acyltransferase: MSKASIIGAYNTEFGVFVKKDPATGLMTDTKTYYDLLIEAGRGAIEDADVAPEDIDAVYVGSCSPASFLNQEHVAPLAAEIHPSLRFKPMTRTECACASSTVALYDAVYGVEAGRYQNVLVIGVEKMNLLPTPQMTHVLACCSHWPSEGSRGMSFPMLFAEYAKGYQAKHKISDDDFERMLFTVGALGYKNGAENPLAHAKKGPTSVEALKALCALDERGKSKNMMIAKPLRLHDCSLVSDGAAALVVTPTAAARKHGRKAVEIAGIGHSVERLPIGVRPNMHELQAGKDAARKAYAEAGITARDVDFAEVHDCFTINQILSTEALGLSQDGRAGYDYLDGRFTREDKVAVNLSGGLKSKGHPVGATGASMHALVYKQLIGEPIGVKAQKADIGVAFNVGGSAVTNCVTVMRRLN; this comes from the coding sequence ATGAGCAAAGCCAGCATCATCGGAGCGTACAACACGGAATTCGGCGTCTTCGTCAAGAAGGACCCGGCCACGGGCCTCATGACGGACACCAAGACCTACTACGACCTGCTCATCGAGGCCGGCCGGGGCGCGATCGAGGACGCCGACGTCGCGCCGGAGGACATCGACGCGGTCTACGTGGGGTCTTGCTCGCCCGCCTCGTTCCTGAACCAGGAGCACGTGGCGCCGCTGGCCGCGGAGATACACCCCTCCCTGCGCTTCAAGCCCATGACGCGCACGGAGTGCGCCTGCGCCTCCTCCACGGTGGCCCTCTACGACGCGGTTTACGGCGTCGAGGCCGGCCGTTACCAGAACGTGCTGGTCATCGGCGTGGAGAAGATGAACCTGCTGCCCACGCCGCAGATGACGCACGTGCTGGCCTGCTGCTCGCACTGGCCCAGCGAGGGTTCGCGCGGCATGTCCTTCCCCATGCTCTTCGCGGAGTACGCCAAGGGCTACCAGGCCAAGCACAAGATCAGCGACGATGATTTCGAAAGGATGCTCTTCACCGTGGGCGCGCTCGGCTACAAGAACGGCGCCGAGAACCCGCTGGCCCACGCCAAGAAGGGACCGACATCCGTCGAGGCCCTCAAGGCCCTCTGCGCGCTCGACGAGCGGGGCAAGTCCAAGAACATGATGATCGCCAAGCCCCTGCGCCTGCACGACTGCTCCTTGGTCTCCGACGGCGCCGCGGCCCTGGTGGTGACCCCCACCGCCGCCGCCCGCAAGCACGGCCGCAAGGCCGTGGAGATCGCGGGCATCGGGCACTCGGTCGAGCGCCTGCCCATCGGCGTGCGGCCCAACATGCACGAGCTCCAGGCCGGCAAGGATGCGGCGCGCAAAGCCTACGCCGAGGCCGGCATCACGGCGCGCGACGTGGACTTCGCCGAGGTGCACGACTGCTTCACCATCAACCAGATTCTCTCCACCGAGGCGCTGGGCCTCTCCCAGGACGGCCGGGCGGGCTACGACTACCTCGACGGGCGCTTTACGCGCGAGGACAAGGTCGCGGTCAACCTCTCCGGCGGGCTCAAGTCCAAGGGCCATCCGGTGGGCGCCACCGGCGCCTCCATGCACGCCCTGGTCTACAAGCAGCTCATCGGCGAGCCCATCGGCGTGAAGGCCCAGAAGGCCGACATCGGCGTGGCCTTCAACGTGGGCGGCTCGGCCGTGACGAACTGCGTCACGGTGATGCGGCGGCTGAACTAG
- a CDS encoding SDR family NAD(P)-dependent oxidoreductase, giving the protein MQIKGSVAVVTGGANGIGEAVSRYLAKNGAKVAVVDMSQKDIDRVVGELKAEGASAVGINANVTSEADTARFFKAAADAFGKINIVVACAGIIRDGTMLNIDKATGKVSRKMTLDKWQSVIDVNLTGTFLTVRDGAEAMVNGGWQGVLIPISSVNKAGQVGQLNYSSTKVADALLPKIVVGEFLLRGIRNIRCVAIAPGYTATPMVKGMNQEALKAIVADVHLGRLVEPEEIASLIGHTIENEAINATTLEITGGLCYPKGIAK; this is encoded by the coding sequence ATGCAGATCAAAGGCAGCGTAGCAGTCGTGACCGGCGGCGCCAACGGCATCGGCGAGGCGGTGTCCCGGTACCTGGCCAAGAACGGGGCCAAGGTGGCGGTGGTGGACATGTCCCAGAAGGACATCGACCGCGTGGTCGGCGAACTCAAGGCCGAGGGCGCCTCGGCCGTCGGCATCAACGCCAACGTGACCAGCGAGGCCGACACCGCGCGCTTCTTCAAGGCCGCGGCCGACGCCTTCGGCAAGATCAACATCGTGGTGGCCTGCGCCGGCATCATCCGCGACGGCACCATGCTCAACATCGACAAGGCCACCGGCAAGGTCTCCCGCAAGATGACTTTGGACAAGTGGCAGTCGGTCATCGACGTCAACCTGACCGGGACCTTCCTCACCGTCCGCGACGGCGCCGAGGCCATGGTCAACGGCGGCTGGCAGGGGGTGCTCATCCCCATCTCCTCGGTCAACAAGGCGGGGCAGGTCGGCCAGCTCAACTACTCCTCCACCAAGGTGGCCGACGCCCTGCTGCCCAAGATCGTGGTGGGCGAGTTCCTGCTGCGCGGCATCAGGAACATCCGCTGCGTGGCCATCGCGCCCGGCTACACCGCCACCCCGATGGTCAAGGGCATGAACCAGGAGGCGCTCAAGGCCATCGTGGCCGACGTGCACCTGGGCCGGCTGGTCGAGCCCGAGGAGATCGCCTCCCTCATCGGCCATACCATCGAGAACGAAGCCATCAACGCCACGACCCTCGAGATCACCGGGGGCCTCTGCTATCCCAAGGGCATCGCCAAGTAG